In a single window of the Caulobacter soli genome:
- the gspM gene encoding type II secretion system protein GspM, with protein MKPLSPRERRLVAVGVLAGLVGLAWLGLVRPVLNGFEARDERRAAALARHERDQRLLASLPAVRATLAEQRRSGRLYRITAPDEAAAVEALKQRLVAELTQAGGTVSAAEAVRADVPPGWVSVRADATMTLTQLNASLRQIENDTPYVVVDYASIDAEQSIRTSRPGPLGVRLQISARHAVAPVR; from the coding sequence ATGAAGCCCCTGTCGCCCCGTGAGCGTCGGCTGGTCGCGGTCGGCGTGCTGGCGGGCCTGGTGGGCCTGGCCTGGCTGGGCCTGGTCCGGCCCGTCCTGAACGGGTTCGAGGCTCGCGACGAGCGGCGGGCGGCCGCGCTGGCCCGGCATGAGCGCGACCAGCGGCTGCTGGCCTCGTTGCCCGCCGTGCGCGCGACCCTGGCCGAACAACGACGCTCGGGTCGGCTGTACCGGATCACCGCGCCCGACGAGGCGGCGGCGGTCGAGGCGCTCAAGCAGCGGCTGGTGGCCGAACTGACCCAGGCGGGCGGGACGGTCAGCGCCGCCGAGGCGGTGAGGGCCGACGTGCCGCCCGGCTGGGTCAGCGTCCGCGCCGACGCCACGATGACGCTGACGCAACTGAACGCGAGCCTGAGGCAAATTGAAAATGACACGCCCTATGTCGTCGTCGACTACGCTTCGATCGACGCCGAGCAGTCCATCCGAACAAGTCGGCCGGGTCCGCTCGGCGTCCGGCTCCAGATTTCGGCTCGCCATGCTGTCGCCCCGGTCCGCTAG
- a CDS encoding prepilin-type N-terminal cleavage/methylation domain-containing protein: MRRAGYTLIELLVALGVMGLLGVMLLAGLSGSSAAWTRMDRSTTHDEAIEAAQDVLRERLQHAWPATRYDLHPAGPDFDGDSARLVFLAPPSDREGPGALRRYGLVLDANGDLVLESLSDVALDQTRPQRREVVLRGVRSLDIGYFGAIEPDPAPRWRSRWRQRPRMPSLVRIRLELAQDGARWPDLVVHPFADMDSECILVVATGGCSGR, encoded by the coding sequence ATGCGGCGCGCGGGCTACACCCTGATCGAGTTGCTGGTGGCCCTGGGCGTCATGGGCCTGCTGGGCGTGATGCTGCTGGCCGGGCTGTCGGGGTCCAGCGCCGCCTGGACACGGATGGACCGGTCCACCACGCACGACGAGGCGATCGAGGCCGCCCAGGACGTGTTGCGCGAGCGCCTGCAGCACGCCTGGCCCGCCACCCGCTACGACCTTCACCCGGCCGGTCCCGACTTCGACGGCGACTCCGCCCGGCTGGTCTTCCTGGCGCCGCCGTCCGACCGCGAAGGCCCCGGGGCGCTGCGCCGCTACGGCCTGGTGCTCGACGCCAACGGCGACCTGGTGCTGGAGTCGCTTAGCGACGTGGCGCTGGACCAGACCCGGCCGCAGCGGCGGGAGGTGGTGCTGCGCGGCGTCCGCTCGCTGGACATCGGCTATTTCGGCGCGATCGAGCCCGATCCTGCCCCGCGCTGGCGATCGCGCTGGCGCCAGCGCCCGCGCATGCCGTCGCTGGTGCGTATCAGGCTGGAGCTCGCCCAGGACGGGGCGCGGTGGCCCGACCTGGTGGTCCATCCGTTCGCCGACATGGATTCAGAGTGCATCCTGGTGGTCGCCACCGGCGGGTGCAGCGGCCGATGA
- a CDS encoding pilus assembly FimT family protein produces MSATGDRRAGIALIEAMVVIAITVMIGAIAYPELRAGLASVAFQQAAAGLRADLRMARAQARTSGARVDLMVAEDGAAYGWTPGPRRVLIGDLRLSAPSARTSFFPDGSSVGGRLRLTDGRRGLDIAVAPLTGVLEPGA; encoded by the coding sequence ATGTCGGCAACTGGTGACCGGCGGGCCGGGATCGCGTTGATCGAGGCCATGGTCGTGATCGCCATCACGGTCATGATCGGCGCGATCGCCTATCCCGAGCTGCGCGCCGGCCTGGCCAGCGTCGCCTTCCAGCAGGCGGCCGCCGGCCTGCGCGCCGATCTGCGCATGGCGCGGGCCCAGGCGCGGACGAGCGGCGCCCGGGTGGATCTGATGGTGGCCGAGGACGGCGCGGCCTACGGCTGGACGCCGGGGCCGCGCCGCGTGCTGATCGGCGACCTGCGCCTGTCGGCGCCCAGCGCGCGCACCAGCTTCTTTCCGGACGGCTCTTCGGTCGGCGGTCGCCTGCGGCTGACCGACGGGCGGCGCGGTCTCGACATCGCGGTCGCCCCCCTGACGGGCGTGCTGGAGCCGGGCGCATGA
- the gspG gene encoding type II secretion system major pseudopilin GspG, whose product MTQPLHTRRRAFPSAVDTARRGGFSLLELLVVLAIMALLAAIVAPQVLKYLGSSRSQTAKVQIQNIQSALELFQVDVGRYPTQEEGLNALVAAPSTASGWNGPYLKKADGLKDPWQRPYLYRIPGQKSAADIYSLGSDNAEGGAQEAKDVGNW is encoded by the coding sequence ATGACCCAGCCTCTCCACACCCGCCGCCGCGCGTTCCCGTCCGCCGTCGACACGGCCCGCCGTGGCGGCTTCTCGTTGCTGGAGCTGCTGGTGGTGCTGGCGATCATGGCGCTGCTGGCCGCGATCGTCGCGCCCCAGGTGCTCAAGTATCTGGGCTCGTCGCGCAGCCAGACCGCCAAGGTGCAGATTCAGAACATCCAGTCGGCCCTGGAGCTGTTCCAGGTCGATGTGGGCCGATATCCCACCCAGGAGGAGGGCCTCAACGCGCTGGTCGCCGCGCCGTCCACCGCGTCCGGCTGGAACGGGCCGTACCTGAAGAAGGCTGACGGCCTGAAGGACCCCTGGCAGCGCCCCTACCTCTACCGCATTCCCGGGCAGAAGAGCGCGGCCGACATCTACAGCCTGGGCTCCGACAACGCCGAGGGCGGCGCCCAGGAGGCCAAAGATGTCGGCAACTGGTGA
- a CDS encoding type II secretion system F family protein, with the protein MAAFSYRALSPTGELKSGVIMVATRDEAMNRLRQSGLTPIDAAEAATRPAKAPGAAARRALVNVVGELAVLLNAGLPLERGLAVCVENAVDPALKAALLQLQKRVKEGAPLSRAMAEAPTLFSPMACAMVEAGEADGRLAVALTRLAETLDRAEALRQVVASSMVYPILLGGVTTAVILMMLLFVVPQFEGLFSDNAAHLPLPTRIVMAASHAVRDYGLAVLLVGTVVSVGLWRWLKRPSVRLALDRVLLRAPYLGPLIKSAETSRLARVLGSLVEGGVPLPAALAIARRSLSNSHMAAAVERVTTGLKEGGGLTRPLAATGLFPTVAISFLRTGEETAQLPQMLGRLADVLDRDVRHALERFVALLTPVITIVMGVVVGGIIASIMSAILGFNDMALAS; encoded by the coding sequence ATGGCCGCCTTCTCCTACCGGGCGCTGTCGCCGACGGGCGAGCTGAAGTCGGGCGTGATCATGGTCGCCACGCGCGACGAGGCGATGAACCGCCTGCGCCAGTCGGGCCTGACGCCGATCGACGCCGCCGAGGCCGCGACCCGTCCGGCCAAGGCCCCGGGCGCGGCCGCGCGGCGGGCGCTGGTCAATGTGGTGGGCGAACTGGCGGTGCTGCTGAACGCCGGCCTGCCGCTGGAACGGGGCCTGGCCGTCTGCGTGGAAAACGCCGTCGATCCGGCGCTGAAGGCCGCGCTGCTCCAGCTGCAGAAGCGGGTCAAGGAGGGCGCGCCCCTGTCGCGGGCCATGGCCGAGGCCCCCACGCTGTTCTCGCCGATGGCCTGCGCGATGGTCGAGGCCGGCGAGGCCGACGGTCGCCTGGCCGTGGCCCTGACCCGCCTGGCCGAGACCCTGGACCGCGCCGAAGCCCTGCGCCAGGTCGTGGCCTCGTCGATGGTCTATCCGATCCTGCTGGGCGGGGTCACGACCGCCGTGATCCTGATGATGCTGCTGTTCGTGGTGCCGCAGTTCGAGGGCTTGTTCTCCGACAACGCCGCCCACCTGCCGCTGCCGACCCGCATCGTCATGGCCGCCAGCCATGCGGTGCGAGACTACGGCCTGGCCGTGCTGCTGGTCGGTACGGTGGTGTCGGTCGGGCTGTGGCGGTGGCTGAAGCGGCCGTCCGTGCGCCTGGCGCTGGACCGGGTCCTTTTGCGCGCGCCGTATCTGGGGCCGCTGATCAAGTCGGCCGAAACCTCGCGCCTGGCCCGTGTGCTGGGCAGCCTGGTCGAGGGCGGCGTGCCGCTGCCCGCGGCCCTGGCCATCGCCCGCCGCTCGTTGAGCAACAGCCACATGGCCGCCGCCGTCGAACGCGTGACGACGGGCCTCAAGGAGGGCGGCGGCCTGACCCGTCCCCTGGCGGCCACGGGCCTGTTCCCGACCGTGGCGATCAGCTTCCTGCGCACCGGCGAAGAGACCGCTCAGCTGCCCCAGATGCTGGGCCGCCTCGCCGACGTGCTCGACCGCGACGTGCGCCACGCGCTCGAGCGGTTCGTCGCCCTGCTGACCCCCGTCATCACCATCGTGATGGGCGTCGTCGTGGGCGGGATCATCGCCTCCATCATGTCCGCCATCCTTGGCTTCAACGATATGGCCCTCGCATCATGA
- a CDS encoding GspE/PulE family protein, with protein sequence MSRAWAVQGESGERMDAVLTRLGLVSERALADSLAKATGLPQIDAGDFPAAPVGGERVSPRFLREVGAVPIQVDDGTLRVALVDPLNGYALRALGYAFDLPVRPLVARAGDVEAALDRLYGSVQGEASTGEDEADEADLERLKDLASDAPVVRAVNALIARAAEMRASDIHAEPSEDGLKVRFRIDGVLRDQETLPPQVKAAFVSRVKVLANLNIAERRLPQDGRMRLAVRGQDIDLRVATAPTLHGESVVLRLLDRSNLSLDFDALGFDETILPPFLEVLSRPHGIVLVTGPTGSGKTTTLYAALAALNAPTRKILTIEDPIEYRLAGINQTQVSPTIGLTFAAALRSFLRQDPDVMMVGEIRDLETAQVAVQSALTGHTILSTLHTNSASAAVTRLIDMGMEPFLISSTVNAVLAQRLVRRLCPACRTPHTAHARELSALGAGAERLGPGPVQLWSAPGCEACNHSGFKGRLAILELLPVDDEIARLVLARAEAREIERAAVAAGMRTMLQDGVVKALAGRTTIDEVLRVTRED encoded by the coding sequence TTGTCGCGGGCGTGGGCTGTCCAGGGCGAGAGCGGCGAGCGCATGGACGCCGTGCTCACCCGCCTGGGCCTCGTCTCAGAGCGCGCCCTGGCCGACTCCCTGGCCAAGGCCACCGGTCTTCCGCAGATCGACGCGGGGGACTTCCCGGCCGCGCCGGTCGGCGGCGAGCGGGTTTCGCCACGCTTCCTGCGCGAGGTCGGCGCCGTGCCGATCCAGGTCGATGACGGGACGCTGCGGGTCGCGCTGGTCGATCCGCTCAACGGCTATGCGCTGCGGGCCCTGGGCTACGCCTTCGACCTGCCGGTCCGTCCGCTGGTCGCCCGGGCCGGCGACGTGGAGGCCGCGCTCGATCGTCTCTACGGATCGGTCCAGGGCGAGGCCTCCACCGGCGAGGACGAGGCCGACGAGGCCGATCTGGAGCGCCTGAAGGACCTGGCCAGCGACGCCCCCGTGGTGCGGGCGGTCAACGCCCTGATCGCCCGGGCGGCCGAGATGCGGGCCTCCGACATCCATGCCGAGCCCTCCGAGGACGGACTGAAGGTGCGGTTCCGGATCGACGGCGTCCTGCGCGATCAGGAGACCTTGCCGCCCCAGGTCAAGGCGGCCTTCGTCTCGCGCGTCAAGGTGCTGGCCAACCTGAACATCGCCGAGCGCCGTCTGCCGCAGGACGGCCGCATGCGCCTGGCGGTGCGGGGGCAGGACATCGACCTGCGGGTGGCCACCGCCCCGACCCTGCACGGCGAGAGCGTGGTGCTGCGCCTGCTCGATCGCTCGAACCTGTCGCTGGACTTCGACGCGCTGGGCTTCGACGAAACCATCCTGCCGCCGTTTCTCGAGGTCTTGTCCCGGCCGCACGGCATCGTGCTGGTGACCGGCCCGACCGGCAGCGGCAAGACGACCACGCTCTACGCCGCCCTGGCCGCCCTGAACGCGCCCACCCGCAAGATCCTGACCATCGAGGATCCGATCGAATACCGCCTGGCGGGGATCAACCAGACCCAGGTCAGCCCGACGATCGGCCTGACCTTCGCCGCGGCGCTGCGTTCGTTCCTGCGCCAGGATCCCGACGTGATGATGGTGGGCGAGATCCGCGACCTGGAGACCGCCCAGGTGGCCGTGCAGTCGGCCCTGACCGGCCACACCATCCTGTCGACCCTGCACACCAACAGCGCCTCGGCCGCGGTGACGCGACTGATCGACATGGGCATGGAGCCGTTCCTGATCAGCTCGACGGTCAACGCGGTCCTGGCCCAGCGGCTGGTGCGGCGGCTGTGCCCGGCATGCCGCACGCCGCACACGGCCCACGCGCGCGAGTTGTCGGCCCTGGGCGCGGGGGCCGAGCGCCTGGGTCCCGGACCTGTCCAGCTGTGGAGCGCGCCCGGCTGCGAGGCCTGCAACCACAGCGGCTTCAAGGGGCGGCTGGCGATCCTGGAACTGCTGCCGGTCGACGACGAGATCGCTCGGCTGGTGCTGGCTCGGGCCGAGGCGCGCGAGATCGAGCGGGCGGCGGTGGCCGCCGGCATGCGCACCATGCTGCAGGACGGCGTCGTGAAGGCCTTGGCGGGCCGGACGACGATCGACGAGGTCCTGCGCGTGACCCGGGAGGATTGA
- a CDS encoding response regulator transcription factor: MSADLSGRAPDPPNLTAREIECIRLAARGLTTGETAREIQVSERTVEFHLGNAVRKLGAVNKLRAVVIALQLNLIEP; this comes from the coding sequence ATGAGCGCCGACCTTTCGGGACGCGCGCCGGACCCGCCGAACCTGACCGCCCGCGAGATCGAATGCATCCGGCTGGCGGCCCGAGGCCTGACGACGGGGGAAACCGCGCGCGAGATTCAGGTGTCGGAACGCACCGTCGAGTTCCACCTGGGCAACGCCGTGCGCAAGCTGGGCGCGGTGAACAAGCTCAGGGCGGTGGTCATCGCGCTGCAGCTGAACCTGATCGAGCCGTGA
- a CDS encoding OmpH family outer membrane protein, with protein sequence MTRSSNSIGPICLGLLAGAIVTSSAAAQAVTPGADTLVGPVVPGVCALSRDAVFADAKVGQAIDVRLKNISRVAQSEIDDERQPLLAEIKALEEQKTTLPAAQFEARSKPLVARMEALQRKANLRSREIEATRAKALARIATEAQPIIAKVYGDRKCGVLFAREAMLGGNPAADLTPAIIAALDAKIVTLDFQRETLPDEALAAPRAK encoded by the coding sequence ATGACCCGTTCGTCCAATTCCATCGGTCCGATCTGTCTCGGCCTTCTGGCCGGCGCGATCGTCACCAGCTCCGCCGCCGCCCAGGCGGTCACGCCGGGCGCCGACACCCTGGTCGGGCCGGTGGTGCCCGGGGTGTGCGCGCTCAGCCGCGACGCCGTGTTCGCCGACGCCAAGGTCGGCCAGGCCATCGACGTTCGCCTGAAGAACATCTCCCGCGTCGCCCAGTCGGAAATCGACGACGAGCGCCAGCCGTTGCTGGCCGAGATCAAGGCGCTGGAAGAGCAGAAGACCACCTTGCCGGCGGCTCAGTTCGAGGCGCGCAGCAAGCCGCTGGTCGCGCGCATGGAGGCCCTGCAGCGCAAGGCGAACCTGCGCTCGCGCGAGATCGAGGCCACCCGCGCCAAGGCCCTGGCCAGGATCGCCACGGAAGCCCAGCCGATCATCGCCAAGGTCTATGGCGACCGCAAATGCGGCGTGCTGTTCGCCCGCGAGGCCATGCTGGGCGGCAATCCCGCCGCCGACCTGACGCCGGCCATCATCGCGGCCCTGGACGCCAAGATCGTCACCCTGGACTTCCAGCGCGAAACCCTGCCGGACGAAGCCTTGGCCGCTCCCAGGGCGAAGTAG
- a CDS encoding glycosyltransferase family 4 protein, protein MNSLVPHARAFVAARPEPAPAEAPQIVLDLSRLLSRLLHATPTGVDRVEMAYARTLLRLAPDRLRLAAIHPLGWHGRLPAAAAVGFLKTTQRRWSGEAGDQTAWGRLGHLVGSGLSLAPRPVGRPREAVYLHLSARGLERTDLFRALLRRERARFVPFVHDLIPLTHPEYARPGGAALYARKIATVTSLASAVVVNSRDTARALAPYLAATGRDIPVHVAPLAPDFAPDHASRSAPDAPPYFVALGTIEPRKNHLLLLNVWRRLAQTLGPHATPRLVLIGRRGWENENVLDLLDRCPLLRMVVTEHNRLPDLEVRRLVAGARALLMPSFAEGYGLPVAEALALGTPVVASDLPALRETGGAAPDYLDPLDGPAWSQAALDYTVADSPRRRAQLTRLRGWRAPTWDDHVAGVLEFLAETAR, encoded by the coding sequence GTGAACAGCCTGGTTCCCCACGCCCGGGCCTTCGTCGCCGCCCGGCCGGAGCCGGCTCCGGCCGAGGCCCCGCAGATCGTGCTGGATCTGTCGCGCCTGCTCTCGCGCCTGCTGCACGCCACCCCCACGGGTGTCGATCGCGTCGAAATGGCCTATGCCCGCACCCTGCTGCGGCTGGCCCCCGACCGCCTGCGCCTGGCCGCCATCCATCCGCTGGGCTGGCACGGCCGGCTGCCCGCCGCCGCCGCCGTCGGCTTCCTGAAGACGACCCAGCGCCGCTGGTCGGGCGAGGCCGGCGACCAGACCGCCTGGGGCCGGCTGGGGCATCTGGTCGGGTCGGGCCTGAGCCTGGCGCCGCGCCCCGTGGGTCGCCCGCGCGAGGCCGTCTACCTGCACCTGTCGGCCCGAGGCCTGGAGCGCACCGACCTCTTCCGCGCGCTGCTGCGGCGCGAGCGGGCCCGGTTCGTGCCCTTCGTCCACGACCTGATCCCGCTGACCCATCCCGAATACGCCCGCCCCGGCGGCGCGGCTCTCTACGCGCGCAAGATCGCCACCGTCACCAGCCTGGCCTCGGCCGTCGTGGTCAATTCCCGCGACACCGCGCGGGCCCTGGCCCCGTACCTGGCGGCGACCGGTCGCGACATCCCCGTCCACGTCGCCCCCCTGGCGCCCGACTTCGCGCCCGACCACGCGTCCCGTTCGGCGCCGGACGCGCCGCCCTATTTCGTCGCCCTGGGCACCATCGAGCCGCGCAAGAACCACCTGCTGCTGCTGAATGTCTGGCGGCGCCTGGCCCAGACCCTGGGTCCGCACGCCACGCCCCGCCTGGTGCTGATCGGCCGGCGCGGATGGGAGAACGAGAACGTGCTGGACCTGCTGGACCGCTGCCCGCTGTTGCGGATGGTGGTGACCGAACACAACCGCCTGCCCGACCTGGAGGTGCGGCGGCTGGTGGCCGGCGCGCGGGCCCTGCTGATGCCCTCGTTCGCCGAGGGCTACGGCCTGCCGGTCGCCGAGGCCCTGGCCTTGGGGACGCCGGTGGTGGCCAGCGACCTGCCGGCCCTGCGCGAGACCGGCGGCGCGGCGCCCGACTATCTCGATCCACTGGACGGCCCGGCCTGGAGCCAAGCGGCGCTGGACTACACGGTCGCCGACTCGCCCCGCCGCCGCGCCCAGCTGACCCGGCTGCGCGGCTGGCGCGCGCCGACCTGGGACGACCATGTCGCCGGGGTGCTCGAGTTCCTGGCGGAGACGGCGCGATGA
- a CDS encoding ABC transporter permease has protein sequence MRPVSSTRAKGGFSTLIQGFDVQRHVIGALIMRELHTRYGRENIGYLWMIVEPMLLAAAVGALHAKAGGGHAGIFHPVPFALGGYCVFMIFRSVIGRSETTLEANKPLLYHRTVTLFDMLLARALLEGAATLAALVILLAGTWALGMGAPIARPLTFIGAVLLMTWFAFALSMPVCAASYLSKAVGKFVHPIIYIAMPISGGFFLLAWIPQPFRGWLSWSPLNQIFEMLHTSQFEAIESRYFDPLYIVEWCLALTLVGLLSLRVVRPHVHLT, from the coding sequence ATGAGACCGGTCTCGTCCACGCGCGCCAAAGGCGGCTTCTCGACCTTGATCCAGGGCTTCGACGTGCAGCGCCACGTCATCGGCGCCCTGATCATGCGGGAGCTGCACACCCGCTACGGCCGCGAGAACATCGGCTATCTCTGGATGATCGTGGAGCCGATGCTGCTGGCCGCCGCCGTCGGGGCCTTGCACGCCAAGGCCGGCGGCGGCCATGCCGGGATCTTCCACCCGGTGCCCTTCGCCCTGGGCGGCTACTGCGTCTTCATGATCTTCCGCTCGGTGATCGGCCGGTCCGAGACGACGCTGGAGGCCAACAAGCCCCTGCTCTACCACCGCACGGTCACCCTCTTCGACATGCTGCTGGCCCGGGCGCTGCTCGAGGGCGCGGCCACGCTGGCGGCGCTGGTGATCCTGCTGGCCGGGACCTGGGCCCTGGGCATGGGCGCGCCGATCGCCCGTCCGCTGACCTTCATCGGCGCGGTGCTGCTGATGACCTGGTTCGCCTTCGCCCTGTCGATGCCGGTCTGCGCGGCCTCCTATCTGAGCAAGGCGGTCGGCAAGTTCGTCCACCCGATCATCTATATCGCCATGCCGATCTCGGGCGGCTTCTTCCTGCTCGCCTGGATCCCCCAGCCGTTCCGCGGCTGGCTGTCCTGGTCGCCGCTGAATCAGATCTTCGAGATGCTGCACACCAGCCAGTTCGAAGCCATCGAGAGCCGGTATTTCGACCCCCTCTACATCGTCGAATGGTGCCTGGCGCTGACCCTGGTGGGTCTTCTGTCGCTGCGCGTCGTGCGACCGCATGTGCATTTGACCTGA
- a CDS encoding capsule biosynthesis protein: MDGYVPTAEPAAPLDPERPTRVPDWSPPPASAKAPPEPAWRAWLKASRAFLLIVMLPTLTVAAFEYLVAADQYESEAHFIVRAAQSGGGGSSLGQLLGLGGGNPSAAEAYGVSDYLLSHDAVAAARRTIDLPALFRRPQADVITRLWSARPAPETLLKYYRRQVQVRFDSETGITTLSVRAFQPADAHDLAETLLRLGEGRINTLNQRALDDGLSVARRQLAEAEAEVAQSQSSVTRFRQDGRDIDPERTSAAQITLAAGLMQQLAQARSQLDGMRRSIDPASPQYVALANQVRALEAQTAAAQGRLAGSSGSIAPGLGAYEGLRLRQQFAAKRYEAAAQALQAARERSLTQQTFLVRVVEPNLPGKALYPKRLKTVATVFFCLLLAYAVGWLVLAGVREHAS; the protein is encoded by the coding sequence ATGGACGGCTACGTCCCCACCGCAGAGCCCGCCGCCCCCCTGGATCCGGAACGCCCGACCCGGGTTCCCGACTGGTCGCCCCCGCCCGCCAGCGCCAAGGCCCCGCCCGAGCCGGCCTGGCGCGCCTGGCTGAAGGCGTCGCGGGCCTTCCTTCTGATCGTGATGCTGCCCACCCTGACGGTCGCGGCCTTCGAATACCTGGTCGCCGCCGACCAGTACGAATCCGAGGCCCATTTCATCGTGCGCGCCGCCCAGTCCGGTGGCGGCGGAAGCAGCCTGGGCCAGCTTCTGGGTCTGGGCGGCGGCAATCCGTCGGCGGCCGAGGCCTACGGGGTGAGCGACTATCTGCTGTCCCACGACGCCGTGGCGGCCGCCCGCCGCACGATCGACCTGCCGGCCCTCTTCCGCCGTCCGCAGGCCGATGTCATCACCCGCCTGTGGTCGGCCCGGCCGGCGCCCGAGACCCTGCTCAAATACTATCGCCGCCAGGTTCAGGTGCGCTTCGATTCCGAGACCGGCATCACCACCCTCAGCGTCCGGGCCTTCCAGCCGGCGGACGCCCACGATCTGGCCGAGACCCTGCTGCGGCTGGGCGAGGGCCGGATCAACACCCTCAATCAGCGGGCGCTGGACGACGGCCTGTCGGTGGCCCGCCGCCAGCTGGCCGAGGCCGAGGCCGAGGTCGCCCAATCCCAGAGCTCGGTGACCCGCTTCCGCCAGGACGGCCGCGACATCGATCCCGAGCGCACCAGCGCCGCCCAGATCACCCTGGCCGCCGGCCTGATGCAGCAACTGGCCCAGGCTCGTAGCCAGCTGGACGGCATGCGACGCTCGATCGATCCCGCCAGCCCGCAATATGTGGCCCTGGCCAATCAGGTGCGCGCGCTGGAGGCCCAGACCGCCGCCGCCCAGGGCCGGCTGGCCGGATCCAGCGGCTCGATCGCCCCAGGCCTGGGCGCCTACGAGGGCCTGCGCCTTCGCCAGCAGTTCGCCGCCAAGCGCTACGAGGCCGCCGCCCAGGCCCTGCAGGCCGCGCGCGAGCGTTCCCTGACCCAACAGACCTTCCTGGTGCGCGTGGTCGAGCCGAACCTGCCGGGCAAGGCGCTCTATCCCAAGCGCCTGAAGACCGTGGCCACGGTGTTCTTCTGCCTCCTGCTCGCCTACGCCGTCGGCTGGCTGGTCCTGGCCGGCGTTCGCGAACACGCGAGCTGA